In the genome of Planctomyces sp. SH-PL62, the window GCGGTCGCCGGCCCAGGCCGAGGCCGCGCAGGCCGTCGCCGAGAGCTTCGCAGGCGCGAACCTCGAGCCGATGCGCAGCGACGACGTGACGCTGGCGATGTGGGAGAAGTGGACCTTCCTCGCCGCGCTCGCCGGCGTCACCTGCCTGATGCGGGCCGCGATCGGCGACGTGGTGAAGGCCGACGGGACCGACCTGATCCTCGCGATCCTGGAAGAGTGCCGCGCCATCGCCGAGTCCAACGGGCATTCCCCGCGCGAGCCGTTCCTGGAGATGTCCCGCCGGCGCCTGACCGACCCGAATTCGACCCTGACCGCGTCGATGCTCGACGACCTCGAACGCGGCGGCCCCACCGAGGCCGACCACATCCTCGGCGACCTGCTCCGCCGGGGAGCGTCTGAACCGGGCCCGTCCTCGCTCCTGCACGCCGCCCTGGTCGCCATCCGCGCCCAGGAGTCCCGCCGAGGCCGCGCCCCGTCGAATGGGTAGGCTCACGCACCGATGGGCGGGTAGAATGGCACGTTCGGGGCGAGGCGGTTCGGCGGGACGCGGGGCGGGGGGCTAGGGATGACGGCTGCGAGCGTGCTGGCGATCGTCGCGGGTTTGGTTGGCGCGTCGGCCGCGCCGGGGGGCGAGGCCCGGCCGAACATCGTGATCGTCTACGCCGACGACATGGGGTACACCGACCTGGGCTGCTACGGCGGCGACCTGGCCGAGACCCCGAACCTCGACCGCATGGCCCGCGAGGGGGTCCGGCTGACGCGGTACTATTCCGCCTCGCCGATCTGCTCGCCGTCGCGGTGCGGGCTCCTGACCGGGCAGTTCCCGGCCCGATGGCGGATCACCAGCTACTTGCAGACCCGCGCGGGGAACCGGGCCTGCGAGCAGGACGACTTCCTGGACCCCTCCGCGCCGACCTTGCCTCGCATGCTCAAGACGGCGGGCTACGCCACGGCGCACGTCGGCAAGTGGCACCTCGGCGGCGGTCGCGACGTGGTCGCCCCGCCGAAGTTCGCCGCCTATGGATATGACGTCGGCTTCGGCACCTGGGAGAGCCCCGAACCCCACCCGGACATCACCGCGATGGACTGGATCTGGTCGGCCCAGGACCCCGTCAAGCGCTGGGACCGCACCCGATGGATGGTCGATCGGACCCTCGACTTCCTC includes:
- a CDS encoding sulfatase-like hydrolase/transferase, with protein sequence MTAASVLAIVAGLVGASAAPGGEARPNIVIVYADDMGYTDLGCYGGDLAETPNLDRMAREGVRLTRYYSASPICSPSRCGLLTGQFPARWRITSYLQTRAGNRACEQDDFLDPSAPTLPRMLKTAGYATAHVGKWHLGGGRDVVAPPKFAAYGYDVGFGTWESPEPHPDITAMDWIWSAQDPVKRWDRTRWMVDRTLDFLKDHPDRPCFVNLWLDDPHTPWVPSAEDMAPGKDGRGRARGRRPNGCEACWRKSTARSAGSWRRSATTPRRGRRSSCSSPTTDRCRPSTAAGRGGCEGAR